ttttggttcttgattGTCTCCTTGGAATGATGGCAGACACTGTATGATTGTGAAGAAATCTTGAGCAAACATGACAAAGGCAATATGAAGGATTTGATTCCATCTGTCACAGAAAACTGCATCAAAAGATTTCGTTGTGACTTTGTAGATTCAATGTCTGATGATCTGCACACACCTGTTGTGTTGGCTGCTCTCTCAGAACCCCTAAAAACTATCAATGATCTCCTGCACACTCGGAAAGTATTAATATGCTCCTTAACTTCTATGATATGAGCATATTGGAATAAGTTTGGAAAAATTAATCTATAGTTATTTAGTTTTTCTCAGAAAATGGCATCAAAATCACACCATTTATTTAACCATCTATTCATAAAACTTATCCAATCTTTGTCGTTGTTGTTTTGTGGTTTTACTTTGGGCAAATTTCATTGCTTCCTTAATCCACATGATTATTTGATTGCTTGTTTTTGGTCTGATTACAGGGGAGGAAGCAAGAGTTAAGAATAGAGTCCCTTTATTCTCTTGAGAGGGAAGTTAGGAGAGTTCTCACTGTTCTAGGATTGATGTCATCAAGTTATGTTGAGGTGAGAGAAATTGTCATATATTGAATGACTTAATTTCCATTCCCTTCACAATTAACCTTCCCATGTTAATCATCTTTTATCATACAGGTTTTACAACAGTTGAGAGACAAAGCTTTGGATAGAGCAGGGTTAACTGAGGAGGAAGTCATGCAGAAAATTGAGGAAAGGAGTTCAGCAAGGCAGGCAAAACAGTTTGATAGATCTGATGAGATTAGGAAGGAGTTGGCTGCTGTGGGAATTGCCCTCATGGATAATCCAGATGGAACCACTTGGAGACCCAGTGTGCCTCTTCGTTTCCAAGAGCTTGTTGCTTCAGCTTGAACTTGCATTTTAACTGGTTGTTGCGGTAAATGGTGAGAAGCTTCCATTGTTCCATGTTTCAAGTGCTAAAGTAAAACTTTGTTCATCCTTTGACATATATTGTTGAAAAGCTTTGAATCATTAGGATTTTGCGTGCTAGACCTATCTTTTATTCTTCTGATGCATGAGGAATTGAATAATCACAGATAAAGGTACAAGcagagttttattttttgaattgcaGACTCAAGGTTGCTATTGAAAGAATTGAAAAACCTTATGAACTAGCAAATGTTCTTGCGGAATATGTAGCTTTTACAGTTAAAAATAGGGTTTCATTTTTGAAGGCAATGAAAAAGGGTATTGAATTAACTGAACAGACACAAAATTAATTCTAGTGCCAATTGCTGGGTGTTGACTGTGTTGAAATGGGAAATGCTATTTATGCTTCAAATGTGAAATTCTTTCTGAATCTGAAGATGGTGGTGGTTATGGGTTTAGTATTTGGTGTATCATTTACATTCTTTCTTCAAATTTCAGAGCTTTCATTTTCTGAGACAAGCAACGCAAATTTAGAATGATAAGTTTCCTGCTGATCTCCTTTGAATTGATGATGCATCTTTTGAAATTATTCCTGCATGTTTTTTTGGTTTACTCTGATCGAGAAATCTGGTTTGCAATTGCTTGCTTATCGCCCACTTGACTTATCACACTATCTTGACCCAGAAACATTAGATCTAGAGAAGAGAGATGAACTGCCATTTGTtgaatttatcaagtttctctTTCTATTTGTTAAGCATGGTAGCATCCAAGAAGATATATAAAGTACAGTTCTTTAGGACACCACTATAGGAGAACTCAATTAGATGATGCTTGACTCTTGTTGTGTTCCTCTTGCATTTCGAATTATTTACCCAAATATACCACAATGCAGAGATATAGAACACTTATTTATTGACTTACAGATAATTAGATAATATTCACAAACTGCTAAACCAGACATACATATCATAAGGGGTGTTGTGAGGATAAAATCCCCACTAAAGCACAATACACAGAGCCTTTCACTAGATGGTTACATGCCACTCACCAAGGATAATTCCTGATGATTTGCCTGATTTTTTTGGGGTTAAATTTTAACCAAATGAATGGTCGTCTTTCCTAGCAAGTACCTAGGGAAAAATATGCCAAGGTAGTCCTTTGACTTCATTGTTTTATACAACCTTGGCTTTGTATCACTCACTAGCCCATCGGCTGGCCCTATCTCTGTTTCTCCTTCAGGTGTATAAAACATAGCGATGGAGATCCTATGCTTCTCCGTGTTTGTGACCACCCTATGCAGAGGACTCTTAAATATTCCATTGCTTATTATCTGCATAATCGGAGAATAATTTGTTATGAAAACAATAGCATATTAAGTGTAGAAAACTTCTGCGATATGAATTAGTTAAGAGAGCATTTACCTCCATTTGATCTCCCATGTTTACAATCAAAGCATGAGGATCAGTGATGATCTTCACCCACACACCATCTTTCATAACTTGAAGTCCCTCTACGTCTTTGTCTGGCAAAATAATGGTGAGTCCTGAAGAATCCGAATGCGGTTTGACGCCAATGACAAGGTCAGGCCTCCGACAACAAGGGTAATTGTTGAATCTCGCATCTAACAAAGGCCTGTCTCCAAACTGTCTAATAAAACTATCCTCATCCAGTTCTAGTGACTTTGCCATCGCCTTTAGGACATCGTCTAGCAACTTCCTTGTCTTTGTGCTAAATTCACTCAATACAACCCTGCAAAAATTTTTCTGTGTCAGCATTTAGTTTATTCTTATAACAGACAATTTTATCACCATAATTGACATGATTGGATAGACTCCAAAGAGGACAAAGCGTGAATCAAGTAAGAAGATAAGAGTGTGGAAAGGCACATGTGAGAACATTTTAGTATAGTGACTGAAATGAACATATGGATcaaagtttttgtttatataccaCATTGTATGTGACCATCTGAATTAAATATGGCTTTTCTTTGGAGAGTGATTATGCCAATATGCTCTTTCCTTGGATTGTCTTCCAGTTATATAATTTTAAGGATGATTAAGATGTTTATGATACCTGAAGGAACTCGGATTCTCCGGCCAAAGCTCTAATTTTCTTATATCTTCAGGTTGCACTGTGAGAAAAAGGCGATCGTTCCAGTCAAGGATTTGGTCTTCTGTTGCAACTTCATCATTTCCATATCCCTCAAATTGAAAATTGCCATTTTTCATATTGCTGTATTTCTGTTTCTCATCC
This sequence is a window from Dioscorea cayenensis subsp. rotundata cultivar TDr96_F1 unplaced genomic scaffold, TDr96_F1_v2_PseudoChromosome.rev07_lg8_w22 25.fasta BLBR01000113.1, whole genome shotgun sequence. Protein-coding genes within it:
- the LOC120253530 gene encoding protein SRG1-like, producing the protein MIMSEQEMKMVQEMAENQEEPPLRYIWRDSDEPVDDVPPIPAVHLGRPDEAEQIKTAIQSWGMFQVIEHGMTPSFLDEVRDVTKAFFELPRDEKQKYSNMKNGNFQFEGYGNDEVATEDQILDWNDRLFLTVQPEDIRKLELWPENPSSFRVVLSEFSTKTRKLLDDVLKAMAKSLELDEDSFIRQFGDRPLLDARFNNYPCCRRPDLVIGVKPHSDSSGLTIILPDKDVEGLQVMKDGVWVKIITDPHALIVNMGDQMEIISNGIFKSPLHRVVTNTEKHRISIAMFYTPEGETEIGPADGLVSDTKPRLYKTMKSKDYLGIFFPRYLLGKTTIHLVKI